CTGCCGAAGGGGTGTCATCGCAGATCGGGTCAAGTACCTGAGGGACGGTTGTCCTCAAGTGAACATCTCTCAGCTCACCAACCAACAGTATGCAAAGCTGGTGCGAATGATCATGGAGGCTCCCATGGAGATGGTGAAGACGCTTGACGATCTTACGCTCGTTGGCACGAACCATCGAGCTGGGCGCGTCGATTTGGCTGGGACGTGCGTGGTGTGTGGGCATCAAGCTCAGTGGACCCAGGTCAAGCTCTTTTCCACCAATTTCTTAGGGTGCCCCTCCTGTGGGCAGCGATACAACATTGGCTTGCCTGCCGAGCTTCGAAAGATCATTGACGAAAACGTCAAAAGCTTGATAGCTTGTTACGGGAAGATTGCGGCTTGGGGAATCAACTATCACTCGGCAGATCTCTTTCGAAACTCCAGCGTTTTGCTCGGACAGAACGTCTTGCCCGTGGACATCTCCACCACTAAACAGATGATGGATCTTTATGGTCGGCCCGTTTGGGGACCTGAGATCTTAAGCACGGAACAGGTGGCTGCCGTTGTCGTGCTGATCCCTGCCTACTTCAACCAGATCGATGCTCGGATACGCAAAGAGTTCCCAGGGGTTCAGACAGTGATTGACATCTGTGACCTGCTGTTGCCGGGTGCCGCAAAGCGCCTCGGACACTACACACCCATACTTACGCCGATGTGATCGGGCAACCCAAGGTAATTGAACGAAAACGTACAGAGCTGGTTGTTTTATTCTGCCATAACACCGCTCCACCTATTATGCGCTGACAACCAATCGCCTTCATTGAAGCATGCGTTGATAATATTGATAATTTTCATGATGGTTGATGGATATTATCTTCCTTATCACGATTCGTAAGATTCGGCATAGAATCTGATTGTGCGCCGAATAGACTCTTGCAGACTTGTGTATTGTTCCAAGGCCAATTCGCTTCGAGCCCGAAATGTACACGGAATATAACGATTTATTGGTTGCGTATTTTCCTGATTCCCTTGAATCTCGATGTTGATGTCATTTGTTAAATATTGGGCTACAATTTGAGCGAGTTGCAATATGGTTACGGGATATTCTGAACCCACATTGTATGGTCGGCAACTGGCCCCACAAAGCAAAATCTTCCACAACCAGACCGCTAAATCACCTGCATACAGATAGGATCGGAGCGATGAGCCGTCACCTTTTATCACGATCGGCCCGCCTGCAAGAGCATCTCGAATAAAATTACCAACGGCATAATGCAGGTTCAGTTGCAGGTAAGGCCCTACAAAAGTGAAGCAACGAGCGATCTTGGTCTCAATACCAAACTTCTGAGAATAGGAACAGCAGAGAAACTCTGCCGCTCTTTTCCCAAAACCCAACGCCGCATTTGATTCATCCAGATCCGGACAGCCGCTAAAATCCTCAGGCACATGGGTAATCGTGTCAGGTTGCCTTCCGTAGACATTGCCGGAGCTGACATATAAAAACTTTCTCGCATTGCAGTGAACAGCAAAATCGAGCGTTCTTCTTGTTCCCATAACAATCGTATCATATCGCTCTAATGGCTCCTGAACGGCTTTTTCAAAAGCAGAGGCGCTCGCAAGATGGATTAGGTGGGAGAATTGTCCTTCCGGGTAATCGAAACCCCGAATGTCGCCAATATGCCAATGGATACAGGGAAACGATGCCAGATAGGGAGCTTTTTTCTGGATGGATACAACGTCTCTCGTCAAGACAACGATCTCAATATCCAGTTTTTTGAGGAAATTTACCCATACAAGACTTTCGAGAAGCCAAATTCCAAAAAATCCGGTGCCACCCGTGACAAAGATTCGGCTATTTTGCAGTTCCTTCCAAAACCGATCGTCAATTCGATTGCCAATTTCTTCCAACTCATTGATCGGAAGATCGAAATAAGTCCTATTTTCCATGATTGGCTGTGGCGTTTTCTTTACAGAGACATCTTTGACTTTTTGAAATGAAATCGAGTTCGGAAAAAACCTCGGTGTAAGAAACCGGAAGGGTCTTTCCATAAATCTTTTTTTCGACGTACTCATGAATAAATTTTCTGTTCTCGGCGATCCAGCAACTATTGAAATATTTTCCAAAAAATTTGATATTGAGTCCTCTTTCAATAATTTCCTGTAATGATTCTTCAAAAACATTTCCCAGGGAGACATAGATATAAGGGCAAGGCATCACATCTCCATATTTCGTTATGGAGATCATCCGTTTTACGGCAATGCAGCCCAAATCCAATCCATATGCTGGTGTCAAGTGCGTAAACACTTGATATCGCTTCTCCAATTCTTCCATGTAACGCATATCTTCTCGATTGACGAGAACATCAAAATTGCCTTCCCAGTCTCCTACCGGTTTTGCATAGGTTACAAAAACACCGACACCTTTACCGTTGATCCGTTCAAGGAAGCGTAAAAACTCCTCAGACCGAACCCTCTGCTTGGATACAACGGTTTGAACGATGATATTGAGATCCGCTTCCAATGCCGCATCGATTGCCCGCATAGCTCTCTCATAAGCACCCTTTTTCCCTCTGAATTGGTCATGGTCTTCAGGATTCAGACTATCCAGGCTCAATTGAATCTTATCAACCCCGATCTTTTTCAAATGTTTTGCTCTTTCCAAGTTGAGAAACCAACCATTTGTGTCTGAACTGATATAAAATTTGTCTGGATCTATAGCTTCAATGATTTTGTCATATTCAGGAAAGAGAAGGGGCTCCCCACCGGTTAGTACAAAGTGAGCCAACCCCATTTCATCAGCTTGCTTGGATAGCTCTCTCACATCGGAGACAGTAAAGGCGTGCCCGCCCTTCTTTGATATCGTTGCTTCTGAACAGTGTTGGCAATGGAAATTGCAGGTATAATCGTAAACAAGGCGGACAATGGCAATGCTCTCCCCTTTTAGAATTTTTGCACGGTATTTCTGCACCTTTTCAAATACATAAGGCTTATCACGTTGTAATTGATTCCTTTTTCGCAGTTCCATCTCGTTGAGATGAGACGATTGATGTGTAGAAGCCATTTCGATTCCTTTCAGCTTCGATAAATTTATCATAAATGCGATGTATCGGAAGGATGTTTTGGGGGCAGCTTTCGTGCCAACACCATTGCCCATTTTGGGGAACTCCATCATGGTATTGCCGATCAGCCGGAAGTTGGTTTAATAATTCGCAGGAATAGAGAAATGAGATAAAATGCCCTCGATTTCGTTGAGAAGGCCGGATGATTTCATGGATGGCAATTGCGGGTTCCCTATAGGAAACTTCTACGCCCAACTCTTGTTTAGCGACAAGTTGGATCCTTTGGCCAATGGTTTCCTGAAATCGTACAATTCCACCCGGAACATGCCAGCCTGTCCCACATTGTTCATCATTCCGCCAAGTTAACAGTGTTTTTCCCCCCTCGTTTCGGATAAGAAGATCGACGTTGACAAGCGGCGTGATTCTGCTGACAAATAAAAAGATTTCTTCCGGCAATCCTGTTCGCGCATCTAATATACGGGATTCGAGTATTTCTATCCCTTCGAGTATGTTCATTGGGATTCCCGGATGATCGTTAACCCGTTGGAAGTGATTGCCGCAATATTGTTGCACGGGTAGTGGTTTTTCAAAATCGTCACCACTTCCTCCGAATAGCTTCCAGCCATGACGACAACAGCATCGACGGGGTCATTTTTCAGAAAACTTGGATTAACGATCGGGATATGGGTTGCGGGCGAATATTTGCCCTGTTTGAAAGGCGCTGAATCCACGATGTATTTGATATGACATGCTGTTTCGGTAAGCGCCAGTAAAGCAAGCGCCTGATGACCAGCCCCCCAGACAGCCACTCTCCTTTTTGAAAATTTGCTTACGTAGGATTGGAGTTCTTTCTTGATCCGATTTTGTTCTTCGATGAACAGATGGGCATCTTGCTTCGGACTTTTTTCGATCACAACTGAGATAATGTAATCATGCCATACCGTGTCACAGCTCAGGAGATCAAAACCGTTCAATTCAAGCACAAGACGGATGGTCTTTCGTGTGAAATAACTCAAATGATCCGGTATGAATTCTGAAAACAATCGCTTCTTGCAAATCATGTCATAGTCGGGCACCTCGATCATACCGACCGCCTTCTCGGATAGATTGTTGTAAATTCCGCGAAGTGTGGCATTCGGGTTTGGCAGGTGTTCGAGAAAACTCATCATGATAAAGGAATCGAACGGTGCCCCTTCAATAATATCATCTGCATGATCGATGAAACCCTTGGCAACCTTCAAGCCGGTATGATTGCAG
The nucleotide sequence above comes from Desulfatirhabdium butyrativorans DSM 18734. Encoded proteins:
- a CDS encoding radical SAM/SPASM domain-containing protein → MASTHQSSHLNEMELRKRNQLQRDKPYVFEKVQKYRAKILKGESIAIVRLVYDYTCNFHCQHCSEATISKKGGHAFTVSDVRELSKQADEMGLAHFVLTGGEPLLFPEYDKIIEAIDPDKFYISSDTNGWFLNLERAKHLKKIGVDKIQLSLDSLNPEDHDQFRGKKGAYERAMRAIDAALEADLNIIVQTVVSKQRVRSEEFLRFLERINGKGVGVFVTYAKPVGDWEGNFDVLVNREDMRYMEELEKRYQVFTHLTPAYGLDLGCIAVKRMISITKYGDVMPCPYIYVSLGNVFEESLQEIIERGLNIKFFGKYFNSCWIAENRKFIHEYVEKKIYGKTLPVSYTEVFSELDFISKSQRCLCKENATANHGK
- a CDS encoding NAD-dependent epimerase/dehydratase family protein gives rise to the protein MENRTYFDLPINELEEIGNRIDDRFWKELQNSRIFVTGGTGFFGIWLLESLVWVNFLKKLDIEIVVLTRDVVSIQKKAPYLASFPCIHWHIGDIRGFDYPEGQFSHLIHLASASAFEKAVQEPLERYDTIVMGTRRTLDFAVHCNARKFLYVSSGNVYGRQPDTITHVPEDFSGCPDLDESNAALGFGKRAAEFLCCSYSQKFGIETKIARCFTFVGPYLQLNLHYAVGNFIRDALAGGPIVIKGDGSSLRSYLYAGDLAVWLWKILLCGASCRPYNVGSEYPVTILQLAQIVAQYLTNDINIEIQGNQENTQPINRYIPCTFRARSELALEQYTSLQESIRRTIRFYAESYES
- a CDS encoding class I SAM-dependent methyltransferase — its product is MATSINHDLGSLRCRICGNALFDDALLRFENMPKSAQWLPDINSVEEDCGIDLEVYQCSGCGLIQLCREPVPYYKEVIRATAFSKEMTQFREKQFSSFLNRFELNRSDKKLIEIGCGRGEYLKLLNQFNLCVQGLEWSDSSVAFCNHTGLKVAKGFIDHADDIIEGAPFDSFIMMSFLEHLPNPNATLRGIYNNLSEKAVGMIEVPDYDMICKKRLFSEFIPDHLSYFTRKTIRLVLELNGFDLLSCDTVWHDYIISVVIEKSPKQDAHLFIEEQNRIKKELQSYVSKFSKRRVAVWGAGHQALALLALTETACHIKYIVDSAPFKQGKYSPATHIPIVNPSFLKNDPVDAVVVMAGSYSEEVVTILKNHYPCNNIAAITSNGLTIIRESQ
- a CDS encoding NUDIX domain-containing protein; amino-acid sequence: MNILEGIEILESRILDARTGLPEEIFLFVSRITPLVNVDLLIRNEGGKTLLTWRNDEQCGTGWHVPGGIVRFQETIGQRIQLVAKQELGVEVSYREPAIAIHEIIRPSQRNRGHFISFLYSCELLNQLPADRQYHDGVPQNGQWCWHESCPQNILPIHRIYDKFIEAERNRNGFYTSIVSSQRDGTAKKESITT